One Candidatus Omnitrophota bacterium genomic window carries:
- a CDS encoding sugar ABC transporter substrate-binding protein: MKNFYANKKSAAFFISALFISLFITFLATGCCPRETRPTLKIAIWGGPNEIDIINKLVKEWQKDHPEVIAKVEHTPAGSYTNKLLIRIAGGTAPDVMFAEGNIFVNFFTIDAFMDLTPFIEKDDGFELSDFFPEGLERFTRNGKVYCIPRDVAPFACVYYNKRLFDEAGLAYPDNDWDWKDMLEKAQKLTKKSPAGKVSRYGFYGWTWQNFIYSNGGSIVDNVENPKKFTMTGDKAVDGLQFYADLINKYKVSPSPVTLGDLGMGAQQLFMSQKLAMYQSGYWESNVFRDIKDFEWDVAMFPKGPSGIRRFGTGGSGYCILKTTKHPELAWEIVKLLTGEKSQIALAGIGLTQPAIESIAEGPYFAESPALPKNKAMLNEAIQYVVYEPFHPKWREINELYLVPELDLVFNGTETAKDAAMKIAPEANRLLKE, from the coding sequence ATGAAAAATTTTTATGCCAACAAAAAGTCAGCAGCATTTTTTATATCAGCTCTTTTTATATCTCTTTTTATTACTTTTCTCGCCACCGGCTGTTGTCCCAGAGAGACAAGGCCCACTTTAAAAATAGCCATATGGGGAGGACCCAACGAAATAGATATCATAAATAAGCTTGTCAAGGAATGGCAGAAGGATCACCCTGAGGTTATTGCCAAAGTAGAACATACGCCGGCGGGCTCGTATACGAATAAACTTCTTATAAGGATTGCCGGAGGGACGGCACCCGATGTAATGTTTGCGGAGGGCAATATCTTTGTAAACTTCTTCACTATAGACGCCTTTATGGATTTGACGCCGTTTATAGAGAAGGATGACGGATTTGAACTGTCGGACTTTTTCCCCGAAGGGCTCGAGCGCTTTACGCGTAACGGAAAAGTGTATTGCATACCGAGAGATGTTGCTCCCTTTGCCTGCGTATATTACAATAAGCGTCTCTTTGATGAAGCGGGCCTCGCTTATCCTGATAATGATTGGGATTGGAAAGACATGCTTGAGAAAGCTCAAAAACTCACAAAAAAATCGCCGGCGGGGAAGGTAAGCCGCTACGGCTTTTACGGCTGGACGTGGCAGAATTTTATATATTCAAACGGCGGTAGCATAGTTGACAACGTAGAAAATCCCAAAAAGTTCACCATGACGGGCGATAAAGCGGTGGACGGATTGCAATTTTACGCCGACCTTATAAATAAGTATAAAGTCTCGCCGAGCCCGGTGACTTTAGGCGACCTCGGAATGGGCGCTCAGCAGCTCTTCATGTCTCAGAAACTTGCTATGTACCAGTCCGGTTATTGGGAAAGCAATGTCTTTAGGGATATAAAGGATTTTGAATGGGATGTAGCTATGTTTCCGAAAGGGCCGTCCGGCATAAGGAGATTTGGCACGGGCGGTTCGGGCTATTGTATATTAAAGACTACAAAACATCCGGAACTGGCGTGGGAAATAGTCAAGCTTTTGACTGGAGAAAAGTCCCAGATAGCTCTTGCCGGAATAGGGCTGACGCAACCGGCTATTGAGTCTATAGCGGAAGGCCCTTATTTTGCCGAATCGCCGGCGCTGCCCAAAAATAAAGCGATGTTGAACGAAGCGATACAATATGTAGTGTATGAGCCGTTTCATCCGAAGTGGCGTGAAATAAACGAACTTTACCTTGTGCCCGAACTTGACCTTGTGTTTAACGGTACAGAAACGGCCAAGGATGCTGCAATGAAAATAGCACCCGAAGCGAACAGGTTACTGAAAGAATAA